The Rhododendron vialii isolate Sample 1 chromosome 8a, ASM3025357v1 genome has a window encoding:
- the LOC131335261 gene encoding pentatricopeptide repeat-containing protein At5g50990, whose product MMRIAVKRLASSSSSSCRRNNTAMGKVIASNSNSTTISPFHISDSVISDHQALVHNLETCKLSSNLRAATGTHGRMIKIGYGMHQTLISSLISVYVSCGCSNLVSQLLKEIHCWDFDLISANVIIAAVMKMGEIDIAKKVFDDMPIRDVVSWNSMIGGFVKNGRFEEALRIFKKMLSLNNEPDAFTFASVIKGCAQLGGRDRAEWIHGLLIEKQIAINYILGSALIDMYSKCGRIETAKEIFETIQRNDVSVWNAMIKGLAVHGLALDAIALFSRMVLEKVSPDRITFVGILTACSHCGLIELGCKYFDLMSSYAIQPQLAHYGAMVDLLGRAGCIDEAYAIVQEMPMEPDVVIWRAFLSACRTQKNSVMGEVAINKIETLKSEDYVLLSNIYCSANKWDSAERVRDTMKKNGVRKNSGKSWIEMAGVIHRFKAGDQSHLEREAIYKVLEGLIRMTKME is encoded by the coding sequence TCATTTCAGATCATCAGGCGCTCGTCCATAATCTTGAAACATGCAAACTCTCTTCTAATTTAAGAGCTGCAACTGGAACACACGGTAGAATGATTAAAATTGGCTATGGAATGCATCAAACTCTCATATCGTCTCTCATATCAGTATACGTATCTTGTGGTTGCTCCAATCTTGTCAGTCAGCTTCTCAAAGAAATTCACTGTTGGGACTTTGATCTGATCTCTGCCAATGTGATTATTGCGGCTGTTATGAAGATGGGAGAAATTGATATTGCCAAGAAGGTATTTGATGACATGCCAATCCGTGATGTAGTCTCATGGAACTCAATGATTGGCGGTTTTGTGAAAAATGGACGTTTTGAGGAGGCTTTAAGGATATTCAAGAAGATGTTGAGCTTAAATAATGAACCTGATGCATTTACTTTTGCATCTGTTATTAAAGGGTGTGCGCAACTAGGAGGCCGTGATCGTGCTGAATGGATACATGGTTTACTAATTGAGAAGCAAATTGCAATAAATTACATATTGGGTTCTGCACTTATAGATATGTACTCAAAATGTGGAAGAATTGAAACTGCAAAAGAGATTTTTGAAACTATTCAGAGAAATGACGTATCTGTTTGGAATGCTATGATTAAAGGTCTAGCAGTTCACGGGCTTGCTTTAGATGCCATTGCACTGTTCTCGCGTATGGTGTTGGAAAAGGTTTCACCTGATCGTATAACCTTTGTCGGAATTCTCACTGCCTGTAGCCATTGTGGGTTGATTGAACTGGGTTGCAAGTACTTTGATTTGATGAGTAGTTACGCAATTCAGCCACAGCTTGCGCATTATGGAGCCATGGTTGATCTCTTGGGTAGAGCTGGCTGTATAGATGAAGCTTATGCTATAGTTCAAGAAATGCCAATGGAGCCTGATGTTGTTATCTGGAGGGCATTTCTTAGTGCTTGTAGAACTCAGAAGAATTCCGTCATGGGCGAAGTTGctattaataaaattgaaacacttaagaGTGAGGATTATGTTTTACTGTCAAATATTTATTGTTCTGCAAACAAGTGGGATAGTgctgagagagtgagagacacAATGAAAAAGAATGGAGTTCGTAAAAATAGTGGAAAGAGTTGGATTGAGATGGCAGGTGTCATTCATCGATTCAAAGCTGGAGATCAATCACACTTGGAAAGAGAGGCAATATACAAGGTGCTGGAAGGATTGATTCGGATGACCAAAATGGAGTGA